One Colius striatus isolate bColStr4 chromosome 10, bColStr4.1.hap1, whole genome shotgun sequence genomic region harbors:
- the NPL gene encoding N-acetylneuraminate lyase isoform X1, with amino-acid sequence MNFSPLWLQSISMTPKRKLQGLVAATITPMTPDGQINLSVIHQYVDYLVNEQNVKNVFVNGTTGEGLSLSIQERKQLAEEWVCQGQNKLDHVIIHVGALSLPESQELARHAAAIGASGIAAIAPSFFKPTNKDELIAFLQKIASEAPAVPFYYYHIPSLTGVKIRVEELLDGIKERIPTFQGVKFSDTDLLDLAQCINKNEREQFAFLYGVDEQLLSALAVGASGAVGSTYNYLGRKTNLMLQAFAKPDLLLARKYQFLTGEFLNFVIKLGFGVAQTKAVMTFVSGIPMGPPRLPLVDASEEFIIKAKAKLENIVWPDGN; translated from the exons ATGAACTTCTCTCCTTTGTGGCTCCAGAGCAT CTCAATGACACCCAAAAGGAAGTTACAGGGACTTGTAGCTGCTACAATCACTCCAATGACTCCTGATGG ACAAATTAACCTTTCTGTGATCCATCAATATGTGGATTATCTGGTGAATGAGCAGAACGTGAAGAATGTATTTG TGAATGGTACCACGGGAGAAGGACTGTCCCTCAGCATCCAGGAGAGGAAGCAGCTGGCAGAAGAATGGGTGTGCCAAGGACAAAACAA ACTGGATCACGTGATCATTCATGTGGGAGCACTGAGTCTGCCAGAATCCCAGGAGCTG GCAAGACATGCAGCAGCCATAGGTGCTAGTGGTATTGCTGCAATAGCTCCCTCCTTCTTCAAACCCACAAACAAAG ATGAACTGATTGCCTTCTTACAGAAGATTGCATCTGAAGCCCCTGCAGTTCCATTTTATTATTATCACATTCCTTCACTGACAGGTGTGAAGA TTCGTGTTGAAGAGTTGCTGGATGGAATTAAAGAGCGGATCCCCACCTTCCAGGGCGTGAAGTTCAGTGACACAGACCTCTTGGACCTTGCACAGTGTATAAACAAGAATGAGAGAGAacagtttgcatttctttatgGGGTGGATGAG CAACTGTTGAGTGCACTGGCAGTAGGGGCAAGTGGAGCAGTTGGAAG TACCTATAACTATTTGGGCCGAAAAACCAACCTAATGTTGCAGGCCTTTGCAAAGCCAGACCTCCTGTTGGCACGGAAGTATCAG TTTCTCACTGGGGAATTTCTCAACTTTGTCATCAAACTAG GTTTTGGTGTTGCACAGACTAAAGCTGTAATGACTTTTGTTTCTGGCATTCCTATGGGACCTCCACGGCTTCCACTTGTTGATGCCTCTGAGGAGTTCATCATCAAGGCCAAAGCCAAGCTGGAAAACATTGTGTGGCCTGATGGCAACTGA
- the NPL gene encoding N-acetylneuraminate lyase isoform X3 yields MNFSPLWLQSISMTPKRKLQGLVAATITPMTPDGQINLSVIHQYVDYLVNEQNVKNVFVNGTTGEGLSLSIQERKQLAEEWVCQGQNKLDHVIIHVGALSLPESQELARHAAAIGASGIAAIAPSFFKPTNKDELIAFLQKIASEAPAVPFYYYHIPSLTGVKIRVEELLDGIKERIPTFQGVKFSDTDLLDLAQCINKNEREQFAFLYGVDEQLLSALAVGASGAVGSTYNYLGRKTNLMLQAFAKPDLLLARKYQFLTGEFLNFVIKLGKEAHTKFPKVHKKTRAMDRETS; encoded by the exons ATGAACTTCTCTCCTTTGTGGCTCCAGAGCAT CTCAATGACACCCAAAAGGAAGTTACAGGGACTTGTAGCTGCTACAATCACTCCAATGACTCCTGATGG ACAAATTAACCTTTCTGTGATCCATCAATATGTGGATTATCTGGTGAATGAGCAGAACGTGAAGAATGTATTTG TGAATGGTACCACGGGAGAAGGACTGTCCCTCAGCATCCAGGAGAGGAAGCAGCTGGCAGAAGAATGGGTGTGCCAAGGACAAAACAA ACTGGATCACGTGATCATTCATGTGGGAGCACTGAGTCTGCCAGAATCCCAGGAGCTG GCAAGACATGCAGCAGCCATAGGTGCTAGTGGTATTGCTGCAATAGCTCCCTCCTTCTTCAAACCCACAAACAAAG ATGAACTGATTGCCTTCTTACAGAAGATTGCATCTGAAGCCCCTGCAGTTCCATTTTATTATTATCACATTCCTTCACTGACAGGTGTGAAGA TTCGTGTTGAAGAGTTGCTGGATGGAATTAAAGAGCGGATCCCCACCTTCCAGGGCGTGAAGTTCAGTGACACAGACCTCTTGGACCTTGCACAGTGTATAAACAAGAATGAGAGAGAacagtttgcatttctttatgGGGTGGATGAG CAACTGTTGAGTGCACTGGCAGTAGGGGCAAGTGGAGCAGTTGGAAG TACCTATAACTATTTGGGCCGAAAAACCAACCTAATGTTGCAGGCCTTTGCAAAGCCAGACCTCCTGTTGGCACGGAAGTATCAG TTTCTCACTGGGGAATTTCTCAACTTTGTCATCAAACTAG GTAAAGAGGCACATACCAAATTTCCCAAGGTGCACAAGAAGACTCGAGCTATGGACAGAGAGACCTCCTGA
- the NPL gene encoding N-acetylneuraminate lyase isoform X4, with the protein MNFSPLWLQSISMTPKRKLQGLVAATITPMTPDGQINLSVIHQYVDYLVNEQNVKNVFVNGTTGEGLSLSIQERKQLAEEWVCQGQNKLDHVIIHVGALSLPESQELARHAAAIGASGIAAIAPSFFKPTNKDELIAFLQKIASEAPAVPFYYYHIPSLTGVKIRVEELLDGIKERIPTFQGVKFSDTDLLDLAQCINKNEREQFAFLYGVDEQLLSALAVGASGAVGSTYNYLGRKTNLMLQAFAKPDLLLARKYQFLTGEFLNFVIKLAL; encoded by the exons ATGAACTTCTCTCCTTTGTGGCTCCAGAGCAT CTCAATGACACCCAAAAGGAAGTTACAGGGACTTGTAGCTGCTACAATCACTCCAATGACTCCTGATGG ACAAATTAACCTTTCTGTGATCCATCAATATGTGGATTATCTGGTGAATGAGCAGAACGTGAAGAATGTATTTG TGAATGGTACCACGGGAGAAGGACTGTCCCTCAGCATCCAGGAGAGGAAGCAGCTGGCAGAAGAATGGGTGTGCCAAGGACAAAACAA ACTGGATCACGTGATCATTCATGTGGGAGCACTGAGTCTGCCAGAATCCCAGGAGCTG GCAAGACATGCAGCAGCCATAGGTGCTAGTGGTATTGCTGCAATAGCTCCCTCCTTCTTCAAACCCACAAACAAAG ATGAACTGATTGCCTTCTTACAGAAGATTGCATCTGAAGCCCCTGCAGTTCCATTTTATTATTATCACATTCCTTCACTGACAGGTGTGAAGA TTCGTGTTGAAGAGTTGCTGGATGGAATTAAAGAGCGGATCCCCACCTTCCAGGGCGTGAAGTTCAGTGACACAGACCTCTTGGACCTTGCACAGTGTATAAACAAGAATGAGAGAGAacagtttgcatttctttatgGGGTGGATGAG CAACTGTTGAGTGCACTGGCAGTAGGGGCAAGTGGAGCAGTTGGAAG TACCTATAACTATTTGGGCCGAAAAACCAACCTAATGTTGCAGGCCTTTGCAAAGCCAGACCTCCTGTTGGCACGGAAGTATCAG TTTCTCACTGGGGAATTTCTCAACTTTGTCATCAAACTAG CCTTATAG
- the NPL gene encoding N-acetylneuraminate lyase isoform X5 produces the protein MNFSPLWLQSISMTPKRKLQGLVAATITPMTPDGQINLSVIHQYVDYLVNEQNVKNVFVNGTTGEGLSLSIQERKQLAEEWVCQGQNKLDHVIIHVGALSLPESQELARHAAAIGASGIAAIAPSFFKPTNKDELIAFLQKIASEAPAVPFYYYHIPSLTGVKIRVEELLDGIKERIPTFQGVKFSDTDLLDLAQCINKNEREQFAFLYGVDEQLLSALAVGASGAVGSFSLGNFSTLSSN, from the exons ATGAACTTCTCTCCTTTGTGGCTCCAGAGCAT CTCAATGACACCCAAAAGGAAGTTACAGGGACTTGTAGCTGCTACAATCACTCCAATGACTCCTGATGG ACAAATTAACCTTTCTGTGATCCATCAATATGTGGATTATCTGGTGAATGAGCAGAACGTGAAGAATGTATTTG TGAATGGTACCACGGGAGAAGGACTGTCCCTCAGCATCCAGGAGAGGAAGCAGCTGGCAGAAGAATGGGTGTGCCAAGGACAAAACAA ACTGGATCACGTGATCATTCATGTGGGAGCACTGAGTCTGCCAGAATCCCAGGAGCTG GCAAGACATGCAGCAGCCATAGGTGCTAGTGGTATTGCTGCAATAGCTCCCTCCTTCTTCAAACCCACAAACAAAG ATGAACTGATTGCCTTCTTACAGAAGATTGCATCTGAAGCCCCTGCAGTTCCATTTTATTATTATCACATTCCTTCACTGACAGGTGTGAAGA TTCGTGTTGAAGAGTTGCTGGATGGAATTAAAGAGCGGATCCCCACCTTCCAGGGCGTGAAGTTCAGTGACACAGACCTCTTGGACCTTGCACAGTGTATAAACAAGAATGAGAGAGAacagtttgcatttctttatgGGGTGGATGAG CAACTGTTGAGTGCACTGGCAGTAGGGGCAAGTGGAGCAGTTGGAAG TTTCTCACTGGGGAATTTCTCAACTTTGTCATCAAACTAG
- the NPL gene encoding N-acetylneuraminate lyase isoform X2: MTPKRKLQGLVAATITPMTPDGQINLSVIHQYVDYLVNEQNVKNVFVNGTTGEGLSLSIQERKQLAEEWVCQGQNKLDHVIIHVGALSLPESQELARHAAAIGASGIAAIAPSFFKPTNKDELIAFLQKIASEAPAVPFYYYHIPSLTGVKIRVEELLDGIKERIPTFQGVKFSDTDLLDLAQCINKNEREQFAFLYGVDEQLLSALAVGASGAVGSTYNYLGRKTNLMLQAFAKPDLLLARKYQFLTGEFLNFVIKLGFGVAQTKAVMTFVSGIPMGPPRLPLVDASEEFIIKAKAKLENIVWPDGN, from the exons ATGACACCCAAAAGGAAGTTACAGGGACTTGTAGCTGCTACAATCACTCCAATGACTCCTGATGG ACAAATTAACCTTTCTGTGATCCATCAATATGTGGATTATCTGGTGAATGAGCAGAACGTGAAGAATGTATTTG TGAATGGTACCACGGGAGAAGGACTGTCCCTCAGCATCCAGGAGAGGAAGCAGCTGGCAGAAGAATGGGTGTGCCAAGGACAAAACAA ACTGGATCACGTGATCATTCATGTGGGAGCACTGAGTCTGCCAGAATCCCAGGAGCTG GCAAGACATGCAGCAGCCATAGGTGCTAGTGGTATTGCTGCAATAGCTCCCTCCTTCTTCAAACCCACAAACAAAG ATGAACTGATTGCCTTCTTACAGAAGATTGCATCTGAAGCCCCTGCAGTTCCATTTTATTATTATCACATTCCTTCACTGACAGGTGTGAAGA TTCGTGTTGAAGAGTTGCTGGATGGAATTAAAGAGCGGATCCCCACCTTCCAGGGCGTGAAGTTCAGTGACACAGACCTCTTGGACCTTGCACAGTGTATAAACAAGAATGAGAGAGAacagtttgcatttctttatgGGGTGGATGAG CAACTGTTGAGTGCACTGGCAGTAGGGGCAAGTGGAGCAGTTGGAAG TACCTATAACTATTTGGGCCGAAAAACCAACCTAATGTTGCAGGCCTTTGCAAAGCCAGACCTCCTGTTGGCACGGAAGTATCAG TTTCTCACTGGGGAATTTCTCAACTTTGTCATCAAACTAG GTTTTGGTGTTGCACAGACTAAAGCTGTAATGACTTTTGTTTCTGGCATTCCTATGGGACCTCCACGGCTTCCACTTGTTGATGCCTCTGAGGAGTTCATCATCAAGGCCAAAGCCAAGCTGGAAAACATTGTGTGGCCTGATGGCAACTGA